The proteins below are encoded in one region of Tessaracoccus aquimaris:
- a CDS encoding carbohydrate ABC transporter permease yields the protein MSKQPDTEYRRSWVSIIVMTLLCILWLIPTIGLLVTSVRNIDLINTSGWWTGLLGPFTAENYAGVFEKTDMGASFINSFAVAIPATVLPILLAAFAAYAFTFLDFRGRDFLFITIVAVMVVPLQVALQPMLDLFGPRGINISGQFLAVWLLHTGFGMPLAIYTLRNYMTTLPRSIIESAKVDGASHFQTFWRLVLPMSMPAVAGFAILQFLWVWNDLLIALMFLKPANATVIVSLSSIMGTQGQGWELLTAGAFVSMVVPMVIFFSMQRFFVRGMTSGAVKG from the coding sequence ATGAGCAAGCAACCGGACACCGAGTACCGACGCAGTTGGGTCTCCATCATCGTGATGACCCTGCTGTGCATCCTGTGGCTGATCCCCACCATCGGCCTGCTCGTGACGAGCGTCCGCAACATCGACCTGATCAACACCAGCGGTTGGTGGACGGGGCTGCTCGGGCCGTTCACGGCGGAGAACTATGCGGGCGTCTTCGAGAAGACCGACATGGGAGCGTCGTTCATCAACTCGTTCGCGGTGGCGATCCCGGCGACGGTGCTCCCGATCCTGCTGGCGGCGTTCGCGGCCTACGCGTTCACCTTCCTGGACTTCCGCGGTCGTGACTTCCTCTTCATCACGATCGTGGCCGTCATGGTCGTTCCGCTGCAGGTCGCCCTGCAGCCGATGCTTGACCTGTTCGGACCCCGCGGGATCAACATCTCCGGACAGTTCCTGGCGGTGTGGTTGCTGCATACCGGGTTCGGCATGCCGCTTGCGATCTACACGCTTCGCAACTACATGACGACCCTGCCGCGCTCCATCATCGAGTCGGCGAAGGTCGACGGAGCCTCGCACTTCCAGACGTTCTGGAGGCTGGTGCTCCCGATGTCGATGCCCGCGGTCGCGGGCTTCGCGATCCTGCAGTTCCTGTGGGTGTGGAACGACCTGCTGATCGCCCTGATGTTCCTCAAGCCGGCGAACGCCACGGTCATCGTGTCCCTGTCGTCGATCATGGGCACTCAGGGCCAAGGCTGGGAACTGCTCACGGCGGGGGCGTTCGTGTCCATGGTCGTCCCGATGGTGATCTTCTTCAGCATGCAGCGGTTCTTCGTCCGCGGCATGACCTCGGGCGCAGTCAAGGGCTGA
- the purF gene encoding amidophosphoribosyltransferase yields the protein MQSFEGPKEECGVFGVWAPEEDVAQLTFFGLFALQHRGQESAGIAVSNLHRIMVYKDMGLVSQVFDEATLKSLPGRLAIGHTRYSTTGASVWHNAQPTFKATQQGGLALAHNGNLTNTHELEAWLAELAPSEKVPEKKTMDSTNDTSLVTAIMASFGDEPLESVAMQVLPRLKGAFCLTFMTERTLYAARDPQGFRPLVLGRLSNGWVVASETAALDIVGASFVREVEPGEFIAIDERGLRTQRFAEAKPKGCIFEYVYLARPDTTIAGHGVHSVRVRIGHKLAEEYPVDADLVIPVPESGTPSAIGYAQGSGIPYGQGLVKNAYVGRTFIQPSQTIRQLGIRLKLNPLREVIEGKRLVVVDDSIVRGNTQRALVRMLREAGAKEVHIRISSPPVEWPCFYGIDFATRAELIAPGLTVDEIRRSLGADSLGYISLEGLTEATQVPADQLCRACFDGKYPISIPPAQAELLNLEEAK from the coding sequence GTGCAGAGCTTCGAGGGACCGAAGGAAGAGTGTGGCGTATTCGGTGTCTGGGCCCCCGAGGAGGACGTCGCCCAACTGACCTTCTTCGGGCTGTTCGCGCTGCAGCACCGCGGGCAGGAGTCCGCAGGCATCGCCGTCAGCAACCTGCACCGCATCATGGTCTACAAGGACATGGGGCTTGTCAGCCAGGTCTTCGACGAGGCGACGCTGAAGTCCCTTCCCGGCCGGCTCGCGATCGGCCACACCCGCTACTCGACGACCGGCGCCAGCGTGTGGCACAACGCGCAGCCGACGTTCAAGGCGACCCAGCAGGGCGGCCTCGCGCTGGCCCACAACGGCAACCTGACCAACACCCACGAGCTCGAGGCCTGGTTGGCCGAGCTCGCGCCGTCGGAGAAGGTGCCGGAGAAGAAGACCATGGACTCGACCAACGACACGTCGCTGGTGACCGCCATCATGGCCAGCTTCGGCGACGAGCCGCTCGAGTCGGTCGCCATGCAGGTGCTGCCGCGCCTCAAGGGCGCCTTCTGCCTGACGTTCATGACGGAGCGCACCCTGTACGCCGCCCGCGACCCGCAGGGCTTCCGCCCGCTGGTGCTCGGCCGGCTGTCGAACGGCTGGGTCGTCGCGTCGGAGACCGCAGCCCTCGACATCGTGGGCGCCTCCTTCGTGCGTGAGGTCGAGCCGGGGGAGTTCATCGCCATCGACGAGCGGGGCCTCAGGACGCAGCGCTTCGCGGAGGCCAAGCCGAAGGGCTGCATCTTCGAGTACGTCTACCTGGCCCGCCCGGACACCACCATCGCCGGCCACGGCGTGCACTCGGTGCGGGTGCGGATCGGCCACAAGCTCGCCGAGGAGTACCCCGTCGACGCCGACCTGGTGATCCCGGTCCCCGAGTCTGGCACGCCGTCGGCGATCGGCTACGCGCAGGGCTCCGGCATCCCCTACGGGCAGGGCCTTGTCAAGAACGCCTATGTCGGCCGGACGTTCATCCAGCCGAGCCAGACGATCCGCCAACTCGGCATCCGGCTCAAGCTCAACCCCTTGCGAGAGGTGATCGAGGGCAAACGGCTCGTGGTGGTCGACGACTCCATCGTGCGCGGCAACACCCAGCGGGCGCTGGTGCGGATGCTGCGCGAGGCGGGCGCCAAGGAGGTCCACATCCGGATCTCCTCGCCGCCGGTCGAGTGGCCATGCTTCTACGGCATCGACTTCGCCACCCGGGCCGAGCTGATCGCGCCCGGGCTGACGGTCGACGAGATCCGCCGCTCGCTCGGGGCCGACTCGCTCGGCTACATCTCGCTTGAGGGCCTCACCGAGGCGACCCAGGTCCCCGCCGACCAACTGTGCCGAGCCTGCTTCGACGGCAAGTACCCCATCTCGATCCCGCCGGCCCAAGCCGAGCTCTTGAACTTGGAGGAAGCAAAGTGA
- a CDS encoding ABC transporter permease: MTTWWAWAARRLRAGRTLVAVLFAVVMLTTAILAGSLGNSGLLATRAAHAALANPVTGDAGIQIQTRMGDDAQQQDTLVRDTLAKSFSPIPIDVWTSLVSEPRSASVDGTALAGRVVMWSAQQLAEPNLVLTDGTWAKGPGEATLSSAAAGLRDIAVGASIDVGGQSLTVTGLWRPSDPSAAMWLGDPMLRTGASGEDVGPLVVAPEVLAASGSPFIRWVVVPDGAAIKPAQLPMLTERAASAAKAVEDADVSGRGVVVTGDLAPAAEQAARESASGDAFGFLPVSVLILIAIVGLTQVAGLLSASREPEESLLVARGASLRQILGVAVGESLLVGLLGSAVGTGLALLVLRLAAGDWSQTRTVVIGGLAGLVIAALCLIGVNARSAVRSARGFLPRRDRARNVAGAALLVLTFALAVISTWQLRSAQSFVRVDDEGRVRLDVISALSPALLLAVSAVAVLVVLAPVTRLVEALTHATRATGAWLAAAQVARGLVLQAVAVVLTVLAVGTATFASVFGEPRQRCLTTSRTCGRARRCGSPSTRAPTGPRTRCRPSGRSPGSPTRRRCGGPTLPRSATGRFRWWSPPSRTWTASRCSRPAPDSHPRTR; the protein is encoded by the coding sequence ATGACGACGTGGTGGGCCTGGGCAGCACGCCGCCTCCGCGCAGGCCGAACCCTCGTCGCCGTCCTCTTCGCGGTCGTGATGCTCACGACGGCGATCCTGGCAGGCTCGCTCGGCAACTCCGGCCTGCTCGCCACCCGCGCCGCGCACGCGGCCCTCGCGAACCCGGTCACAGGCGATGCGGGCATCCAGATACAGACCCGGATGGGTGACGACGCGCAGCAGCAGGACACCCTGGTGCGCGACACTCTCGCCAAGAGCTTCTCCCCCATCCCCATCGACGTGTGGACCTCGCTTGTCTCCGAGCCGCGCAGCGCCAGCGTCGACGGCACCGCGCTGGCCGGGCGGGTCGTGATGTGGTCCGCGCAGCAGTTGGCAGAGCCGAACCTCGTCCTCACGGACGGCACCTGGGCGAAGGGCCCCGGCGAGGCGACGCTGTCCTCGGCCGCAGCGGGGCTGCGCGACATCGCGGTCGGGGCGAGCATCGACGTCGGCGGACAGAGCCTCACCGTCACCGGCCTGTGGCGCCCGAGCGACCCGTCGGCCGCCATGTGGCTGGGCGACCCCATGCTGCGCACCGGCGCCTCCGGCGAGGACGTCGGCCCCCTCGTCGTGGCGCCCGAGGTGCTCGCAGCGAGCGGGTCGCCGTTCATCCGATGGGTCGTCGTCCCCGACGGCGCCGCCATCAAGCCCGCCCAGTTGCCGATGCTCACCGAGCGCGCGGCGAGCGCCGCGAAGGCCGTCGAGGACGCCGATGTCTCGGGGCGCGGCGTCGTCGTGACGGGCGATCTCGCCCCGGCGGCGGAGCAGGCGGCCCGCGAGTCGGCAAGCGGTGACGCGTTCGGCTTCCTGCCCGTCTCGGTGCTGATCCTGATCGCCATCGTCGGCCTCACCCAGGTCGCGGGCCTGCTGTCCGCCTCCCGCGAACCGGAGGAGTCGCTCCTGGTGGCCCGCGGCGCCAGCCTGCGCCAGATCCTCGGAGTCGCCGTCGGCGAATCCCTGCTTGTCGGGCTGCTCGGCTCCGCGGTCGGCACCGGCCTCGCGCTGCTGGTGCTGCGGCTCGCTGCCGGCGACTGGAGCCAGACCCGCACCGTGGTGATCGGCGGCCTCGCAGGCCTCGTGATCGCCGCGCTGTGCCTGATTGGCGTCAACGCGCGCTCGGCTGTCCGCAGCGCGCGGGGCTTCCTTCCCCGCCGCGACCGGGCACGCAACGTGGCGGGCGCCGCCCTGCTGGTGTTGACCTTCGCGCTCGCGGTGATCTCCACCTGGCAGTTGCGCAGCGCCCAGAGCTTCGTCAGGGTCGACGACGAGGGGAGGGTCCGCCTCGACGTCATCTCCGCTCTGTCCCCCGCGCTGCTGCTGGCCGTGTCCGCCGTCGCCGTCCTGGTGGTGCTCGCGCCGGTCACGCGCCTGGTCGAGGCGCTCACGCACGCCACCCGGGCGACCGGGGCGTGGCTGGCGGCGGCGCAGGTCGCACGTGGCCTTGTCCTGCAGGCCGTCGCGGTCGTGCTGACGGTGCTCGCCGTCGGCACCGCCACCTTCGCGTCCGTGTTCGGGGAACCGCGACAGCGTTGCTTGACGACATCGCGCACCTGCGGCAGGGCGCGCCGCTGCGGGTCACCGTCGACGAGAGCGCCGACCGGGCCCCGGACGCGCTGCCGCCCATCGGGAAGGTCGCCGGGGTCACCGACACGACGCCGGTGTGGCGGGCCGACACTGCCCAGATCGGCGACCGGTCGCTTCCGCTGGTGGTCGCCTCCCTCGAGAACCTGGACCGCATCGCGCTGCTCCCGGCCGGCACCCGACTCCCATCCGCGGACGAGATGA
- a CDS encoding FtsX-like permease family protein, translating to MVASLENLDRIALLPAGTRLPSADEMRVSSTGPAALPIPSGAGTLQVTLGARAFLDPWQAAQLASTPRQWALNGESEVTAAKGAELLQDYLTPASASVTLLLRDTVTGLSYQLSTESVTVTPGPITLDDPVTTAVQPDASASATFDLELPGNVGLVLDGVRFDLSDSASGLRSVDYTISLAAGGAPLLGAATANWSSGTAYPADQFRGYDALMEDALPPTLREFTVDGTDGIQGTYLEVNAPPLPRSVIDPSSATWSLTTRMNPGEGGQSTANIWVGPGLAFTGYDPGGVYQAPERPRPRVPVAVTAETSEATTLTVGDEVEIDAFGGRIPGVIAAVTDVIPGVPGDQGALIDASALAQTYTSKGQTMPWPDELWAGIDGDPQAVRAAAADLPTVNSVSVVGDRAGGGTAEVAASALWVAAGCALVLALAGLAASAATTASSRRPEVAVLRALGMTPSAQARSRAIESGGVLVLATALGVASGWAVGWLVVRPVALSAIQQDPSFQVALRYDWRPWLILLAVGALGAACIVAWQAVTVRRQALETAYREEVR from the coding sequence GTGGTCGCCTCCCTCGAGAACCTGGACCGCATCGCGCTGCTCCCGGCCGGCACCCGACTCCCATCCGCGGACGAGATGAGAGTCAGTTCCACGGGGCCGGCCGCCCTGCCGATCCCCTCCGGTGCGGGGACCCTCCAGGTCACCCTCGGCGCCCGCGCCTTCCTCGACCCGTGGCAGGCCGCGCAATTGGCGAGCACCCCGCGGCAGTGGGCGCTCAACGGCGAGTCCGAGGTCACCGCCGCCAAGGGAGCCGAACTCCTGCAGGACTACCTCACCCCCGCCAGCGCCTCGGTGACGCTCCTGCTTCGCGACACCGTCACGGGTCTCAGTTACCAACTGTCCACCGAGTCGGTCACCGTCACCCCAGGCCCGATAACGCTCGACGACCCGGTGACCACCGCCGTGCAGCCGGATGCCTCTGCCAGCGCCACCTTCGACCTCGAACTGCCTGGCAACGTCGGCCTTGTGCTCGACGGCGTGCGCTTCGACCTGTCGGACTCGGCCTCGGGGCTGCGCTCGGTTGACTACACGATCTCGCTCGCCGCCGGCGGGGCCCCACTGCTGGGCGCCGCCACGGCCAACTGGTCCTCCGGCACCGCCTACCCTGCGGACCAGTTCCGGGGCTACGACGCCCTCATGGAGGACGCGCTCCCGCCGACCCTCCGCGAGTTCACCGTCGACGGCACCGACGGCATTCAGGGCACCTACCTCGAGGTCAACGCGCCGCCGCTGCCCCGATCGGTGATCGACCCCTCGTCGGCGACCTGGAGCCTCACGACCCGGATGAACCCCGGCGAGGGCGGACAGAGCACCGCGAACATCTGGGTAGGGCCAGGGCTCGCGTTCACCGGGTACGACCCAGGAGGTGTGTACCAGGCTCCCGAACGGCCGCGGCCGAGGGTTCCGGTCGCCGTCACCGCAGAAACGTCCGAGGCGACGACGCTCACCGTGGGCGACGAGGTGGAGATCGACGCGTTCGGGGGCCGCATCCCGGGCGTGATCGCCGCAGTCACCGACGTGATTCCCGGGGTGCCGGGCGATCAGGGCGCGCTGATCGACGCCTCCGCGCTCGCGCAGACCTACACGTCGAAGGGGCAGACGATGCCCTGGCCCGATGAACTGTGGGCGGGCATCGACGGGGACCCCCAGGCAGTCCGCGCCGCCGCCGCCGACCTCCCCACCGTCAACTCCGTCTCCGTCGTCGGTGACCGTGCGGGAGGCGGTACTGCAGAGGTGGCGGCCAGCGCCCTCTGGGTCGCGGCCGGCTGTGCGCTGGTGCTTGCGCTTGCTGGCCTCGCGGCGTCGGCGGCGACCACCGCCAGCAGTCGGCGACCCGAGGTGGCGGTGCTGCGCGCCCTCGGCATGACGCCGTCGGCGCAGGCACGCAGCCGCGCGATCGAGAGCGGAGGGGTGCTGGTGCTCGCCACCGCGCTCGGTGTTGCCTCCGGGTGGGCGGTCGGGTGGCTCGTGGTGCGCCCCGTCGCGCTGTCCGCCATCCAGCAGGACCCGAGCTTCCAGGTCGCGCTGCGCTACGACTGGCGGCCCTGGCTGATCCTGCTCGCCGTCGGGGCGCTCGGCGCGGCGTGCATCGTCGCCTGGCAGGCCGTCACGGTGCGGCGCCAGGCGCTCGAGACCGCCTACCGGGAGGAGGTCCGATGA
- the purM gene encoding phosphoribosylformylglycinamidine cyclo-ligase codes for MNQSAYAAAGVDIEAGDRAVELMKASVARTRRPEVLGGLGGFAGFFDASALKGYRHPVLASSTDGVGTKVAIAQAMDKHDTIGFDLIGMLVDDLVVSGAEPLFVTDYIATGKVVPERIAAIVSGIADACVAAGCSLVGGETAEHPGLLGPDEYDIAGATTGVVEKDSILGAHLVEVGDAVIAMKASGLHSNGYSLVRHVLLTEAGWSLDKHVDELGRTLGEELLEPTKVYALDVLDLISKVTVHAMSHITGGGLANNLARVIPDGMAAVLDRSSWTPPAIFQVVQQVGGVSQADIDATLNMGVGMVAILPQDQVPAAMAALQARGVWSWQLGVIEAAEGEGSARLV; via the coding sequence GTGAACCAGAGTGCCTACGCCGCGGCAGGCGTCGACATCGAGGCGGGCGACCGCGCCGTCGAACTCATGAAGGCCTCCGTCGCGAGGACCCGCCGCCCCGAGGTGCTCGGCGGCCTCGGCGGCTTCGCGGGTTTCTTCGACGCCTCCGCCCTCAAGGGCTACCGGCACCCCGTGCTCGCGTCGTCCACCGACGGCGTCGGCACCAAGGTCGCCATCGCGCAGGCCATGGACAAGCACGACACGATCGGCTTCGACCTGATCGGGATGCTCGTCGACGACCTGGTCGTCAGCGGCGCGGAGCCGCTGTTCGTGACCGACTACATCGCAACAGGCAAGGTCGTCCCGGAGCGGATCGCGGCGATCGTCTCCGGCATCGCCGACGCCTGCGTCGCGGCTGGCTGCTCCCTGGTCGGCGGCGAGACCGCCGAGCACCCGGGCCTGCTCGGCCCCGACGAGTACGACATCGCAGGCGCGACCACGGGGGTCGTTGAGAAGGACTCAATCCTCGGCGCTCACCTGGTCGAGGTCGGCGACGCCGTGATCGCCATGAAGGCCTCCGGGCTGCACTCCAACGGCTACTCGCTGGTGCGCCACGTGCTGCTGACAGAGGCGGGCTGGTCGCTCGACAAGCACGTCGACGAGCTCGGCCGCACGCTCGGCGAGGAACTCCTGGAGCCGACAAAGGTGTACGCGCTCGACGTGCTCGACCTGATCTCGAAGGTCACGGTGCACGCCATGAGCCACATCACGGGCGGCGGCCTGGCTAACAACCTCGCCCGCGTGATCCCCGACGGCATGGCGGCGGTGCTCGACCGGTCGAGCTGGACCCCTCCCGCGATCTTCCAGGTGGTGCAGCAGGTCGGCGGCGTCTCGCAGGCCGACATCGACGCGACGCTCAACATGGGCGTCGGCATGGTCGCGATCCTGCCTCAGGACCAGGTTCCCGCCGCGATGGCGGCCCTGCAGGCGCGCGGCGTGTGGTCGTGGCAGCTCGGCGTGATCGAGGCGGCAGAAGGAGAGGGCTCCGCGCGCCTCGTCTGA
- a CDS encoding ABC transporter permease, with the protein MIALLVRQFRASPWPTILLAFTVAVLSLIATIIPRMSTQLDDRQLASSLRDVSAVKGDVSGTWTTYSIGHLADGDPWQGPREAAETTRLAQPEPLRSLLRPGQFLGVQPVRTEWIPPTETGYYRVEANLLIDPDLPDRATLVEGAWPEIGSDSAPFQVAMLTTFAEKADLKVGDRPTPNLQITGIFTANDPDDTRWGHNPYGVSIGEEVEPALGTKLVGGLFMAPAIAAGDPSMRLQDPFRYDVYFGLNADAVAARGTDIAELSAQLTGMLAKRWSPVPAPAGDEPVGADNNPMAFHSELNSLLERQLAQQRTTHTLIAVSAIGPIGVGIALVTLCAQLVLYRRKTAITLLSARGMSPAQLRGLVAIEGAVAGVPAAVLGQLVGQALVDSPTHWWSWPLTLTIGLVPAAALAWVARDTSHLGRREVASSSSRWRMVAEILIALAAGGATWRLLTTRGAQGLGTDLLGAAAPVLLTLLACLLVLRVYPVPLRLLVHAFKRGRGFTGFMGSARALREPAGGVAPVVTIVLGTTIAVTAASLLGTIAAGTERAVWNDNGSSVHVSGPRMTEETAEQLRAIDGVDAVALVRLGSDNSALRIGDKEVRARVWLSDANLAETYLASRDGSPLPSAVFEKGSPVPVVVGGSLIPGGGKGTLQGLGDVAVVGHLELLPGVTSADAWVLVSTDNWPDKNLSSAKTAIISAAPGADLEAVTAAVKELIPLAHVTTTETQLQALRGSPTVDGLSRIFILLTLITGVLMVLAIFTAQIMTANDRRSAAAVLRTLGLRPGQLRALTAWELGPVVLVALILGALVGIGIAALMLATVDFKALTGGAFTPSLYLDPRWVGGVCLALLAATTLAVGFSAWLAGRTNIAHELRLGEER; encoded by the coding sequence ATGATCGCCCTCCTGGTGCGCCAGTTCCGCGCTAGCCCGTGGCCGACGATCCTGCTTGCGTTCACCGTCGCCGTGCTGTCGCTGATCGCCACGATCATTCCCCGGATGAGCACCCAACTCGACGACCGGCAACTGGCCAGCAGCCTGCGCGACGTGTCGGCGGTGAAAGGCGACGTCTCGGGCACTTGGACGACCTACTCGATCGGCCACCTCGCCGATGGAGACCCGTGGCAGGGTCCGCGGGAGGCGGCGGAGACGACCCGGCTCGCCCAGCCGGAACCGCTGCGCTCCCTGCTGAGGCCCGGGCAGTTCCTGGGCGTCCAACCGGTGCGCACGGAATGGATCCCGCCGACGGAGACCGGCTACTACCGCGTCGAGGCCAACCTGCTGATCGACCCCGACCTGCCCGACAGGGCGACGCTGGTGGAGGGCGCGTGGCCGGAGATCGGCAGCGACTCGGCCCCGTTCCAGGTCGCGATGTTGACGACCTTCGCCGAGAAGGCCGATCTCAAGGTCGGCGACCGGCCCACCCCGAACCTGCAGATCACCGGCATCTTCACCGCCAATGATCCCGACGACACCCGCTGGGGCCACAACCCGTACGGGGTGAGCATCGGCGAGGAGGTCGAACCGGCCCTCGGCACGAAGCTGGTCGGAGGGCTGTTCATGGCCCCGGCCATCGCGGCCGGCGACCCGTCGATGCGGCTGCAGGACCCGTTCCGCTACGACGTGTACTTCGGGCTGAACGCCGACGCCGTCGCCGCGCGGGGCACCGACATCGCCGAACTCAGCGCCCAGCTGACGGGCATGCTCGCCAAGCGTTGGTCGCCAGTGCCGGCCCCCGCCGGCGACGAACCCGTCGGGGCCGACAACAACCCGATGGCGTTCCACTCGGAGCTCAACTCCCTCCTGGAGCGGCAACTGGCCCAGCAACGCACCACGCACACGCTGATCGCCGTCAGCGCGATCGGCCCGATCGGGGTGGGCATCGCGCTGGTCACGCTCTGCGCCCAACTGGTCCTGTACCGCAGGAAGACCGCCATCACGCTGCTGTCTGCGCGCGGCATGTCGCCCGCGCAGTTGCGCGGCCTCGTCGCGATCGAGGGCGCCGTCGCGGGCGTGCCTGCCGCAGTGCTCGGCCAACTCGTGGGACAGGCACTGGTCGACTCGCCCACCCACTGGTGGTCGTGGCCGCTCACGCTCACCATCGGCCTGGTGCCCGCCGCGGCGCTGGCCTGGGTGGCGCGGGACACGTCGCACCTTGGCCGCCGCGAGGTCGCCTCAAGCAGCAGCAGGTGGCGGATGGTCGCCGAGATCCTGATCGCCCTCGCCGCGGGCGGTGCGACGTGGCGACTGCTCACCACCAGGGGCGCCCAGGGCCTCGGCACCGACCTGCTCGGCGCCGCCGCCCCTGTCCTGTTGACGCTGCTTGCCTGCCTGCTGGTGCTGCGCGTCTACCCGGTCCCGCTGCGACTGCTGGTGCACGCCTTCAAGCGCGGACGGGGCTTCACGGGCTTCATGGGCTCGGCGCGCGCCCTGCGTGAACCCGCGGGCGGCGTCGCCCCGGTCGTCACCATCGTGCTCGGCACCACCATCGCCGTGACCGCCGCCTCGCTGCTCGGCACCATCGCCGCGGGCACCGAGCGGGCGGTGTGGAACGACAACGGCTCCTCGGTGCACGTCAGCGGCCCTCGGATGACGGAGGAGACGGCCGAGCAGTTGCGCGCCATCGACGGCGTCGACGCGGTCGCGCTGGTGCGACTGGGTTCGGACAACTCGGCGCTACGGATCGGCGACAAGGAGGTCCGGGCGCGGGTCTGGCTTTCCGACGCCAACCTGGCCGAGACCTACCTCGCCAGCCGGGACGGGTCGCCGCTGCCGTCCGCGGTGTTCGAGAAGGGTTCCCCGGTGCCGGTGGTGGTGGGAGGCTCGCTGATCCCCGGCGGAGGGAAGGGCACGCTGCAGGGCCTCGGCGACGTCGCCGTCGTGGGTCACCTCGAACTGCTGCCCGGCGTGACCTCGGCCGATGCGTGGGTGCTCGTCTCCACCGACAACTGGCCAGACAAGAACCTGTCGAGCGCCAAGACCGCCATCATCTCCGCGGCGCCCGGCGCCGACCTTGAGGCCGTGACGGCCGCCGTCAAGGAACTGATCCCGCTCGCCCACGTGACGACCACCGAGACCCAACTGCAGGCGCTGCGCGGCTCGCCAACGGTCGACGGGCTGTCGAGAATCTTCATCCTGCTGACGCTGATCACCGGCGTCCTGATGGTGCTTGCCATCTTCACGGCACAGATCATGACGGCCAACGACCGGCGAAGCGCCGCCGCGGTGCTGCGCACCCTCGGTCTCAGGCCAGGACAGTTGCGTGCCCTGACCGCCTGGGAACTCGGCCCGGTCGTGCTGGTGGCGCTGATCCTCGGCGCGCTCGTCGGGATCGGCATCGCGGCGCTGATGCTTGCCACCGTCGACTTCAAGGCCCTCACCGGCGGCGCGTTCACGCCCTCCCTGTACCTCGACCCGCGCTGGGTCGGCGGGGTGTGCCTCGCGCTGCTTGCGGCCACCACCCTCGCGGTCGGGTTCAGCGCCTGGCTGGCCGGTCGCACCAACATTGCCCACGAACTTCGCCTCGGGGAGGAACGATGA
- a CDS encoding ABC transporter substrate-binding protein has protein sequence MFPQPGGLIEQVEAQQIQPIDTYLDFDAINATLIPGFLDAARVNGRYYGAPMRMAVKSIVWYPESYKATGNPTEFESVQQMQQIGDTIKSSGTAPWCVGFESGPATGWPGTDWIEELVLRMWGPDVYDQWTKHQIPFNDERIVKSFEEMGKLLLTDGNSYGGRTGILATGFGDAMNPAFESPPKCYWMRQGNFVSSMLPKAVTAELDTAVGTAVFPPYEGGYAGQPILGGGDIAALFNGDDPDAIAVMKYLTSDKFGAEWAKAGGWLSPHKTFDQANYPDETTRRIADMASKADVFRYDGSDLMPNAVGGGTFWSGMVAFTSGEKTAQQVADDIEKSWPTS, from the coding sequence ATGTTCCCGCAACCGGGCGGCCTGATCGAGCAGGTGGAGGCGCAGCAGATCCAGCCGATCGACACCTACCTCGACTTCGATGCCATCAACGCCACCCTGATCCCCGGCTTCCTTGACGCGGCACGGGTCAACGGGCGCTACTACGGGGCGCCGATGCGGATGGCCGTCAAGTCCATCGTCTGGTACCCCGAGTCGTACAAGGCGACGGGCAACCCGACGGAGTTCGAGTCGGTCCAGCAGATGCAGCAGATCGGCGACACGATCAAGAGTTCCGGCACCGCGCCCTGGTGCGTCGGGTTCGAGTCCGGCCCCGCGACGGGCTGGCCGGGCACCGACTGGATCGAGGAACTGGTGCTCAGGATGTGGGGGCCGGACGTCTACGACCAGTGGACCAAGCACCAGATCCCCTTCAACGATGAGCGGATCGTCAAGTCGTTCGAGGAGATGGGCAAGTTGCTGCTCACCGACGGCAACAGCTACGGCGGGCGCACCGGCATCCTGGCCACCGGTTTCGGCGACGCCATGAACCCCGCGTTCGAGTCGCCGCCCAAGTGCTACTGGATGCGGCAGGGCAACTTCGTCTCGAGCATGCTGCCCAAGGCGGTCACCGCCGAACTCGACACAGCGGTCGGAACGGCCGTGTTCCCGCCGTACGAGGGCGGCTACGCGGGCCAGCCGATCCTGGGCGGCGGCGACATCGCCGCGCTGTTCAACGGCGACGACCCCGACGCGATCGCCGTCATGAAGTACCTGACGAGCGACAAGTTCGGCGCCGAATGGGCGAAGGCGGGCGGCTGGCTCTCGCCGCACAAGACCTTCGACCAGGCCAACTATCCCGACGAGACGACCCGACGGATCGCCGACATGGCCTCCAAGGCGGACGTGTTCCGCTACGACGGCTCCGACCTGATGCCCAACGCGGTCGGCGGCGGCACCTTCTGGAGCGGGATGGTGGCATTCACGTCCGGCGAGAAGACCGCGCAACAGGTCGCCGACGACATCGAGAAGTCGTGGCCGACATCATGA
- a CDS encoding carbohydrate ABC transporter permease: MVIVVWLQVGYAMVLLSTAIKNVPDETLEAARIDGASEFKIFFLIILPQMLGTIITVFVTVFIMVMKIFDIVYVMTNGNFKTNVIANMFFQELFVQRNAGKASAIVVILLIAVLPVLIFQVRHFRREEAER, encoded by the coding sequence ATGGTGATCGTCGTGTGGCTGCAGGTCGGCTACGCGATGGTGCTGCTGTCGACGGCGATCAAGAACGTGCCGGACGAGACCCTCGAGGCGGCCCGCATCGACGGGGCGAGCGAGTTCAAGATCTTCTTCCTGATCATCCTTCCCCAGATGCTCGGCACCATCATCACGGTGTTCGTCACCGTCTTCATCATGGTGATGAAGATCTTCGACATCGTCTACGTGATGACCAACGGCAACTTCAAGACCAACGTGATCGCCAACATGTTCTTCCAGGAGTTGTTCGTGCAACGCAACGCGGGCAAGGCGTCGGCCATCGTCGTCATCCTGCTGATTGCGGTCCTACCGGTGCTGATCTTCCAGGTGCGGCACTTCCGACGTGAGGAGGCTGAGCGATGA